The DNA segment ccacaatcgagtccacagctcgtcgccactgtagacgtgagtcaatagtgacgcccaaaaaacgtatgtggttaacctgacgaaggcaagactgatcaaggtctatgctcagccgcgcataccgtcgtcccctacctggaaacaggacgaagccagatttttccaccgagagagtcaacccaacaccttgaaggtaacttttaactgaaagcacggcctgtcgcgctaatagagctaagcgtttgtgttgatatccggttaaccaaagacaaatgtcgtctgcatatatcgacatatggacatgcctacaatgtttttgcacttctgcgggaaggccagccatgacaacattaaagagcattggggacaggacactaccctgaggtacccctcgcgataccgccctttcggagctcattgtactgcctaaccgcactctaaatttacgatcactgagaaatgagtgaatgaatcgcagaagatagccctgagGAATGTCGCTCGCAGTGCCGACAGTCTTTCAAACGCCCGAGCTCTAATTCGCACTTTAGGGAATGGGCAATTTCAACATGAGCAgctgaaaaaaaacagcacgaagCAGCTCTAATTCTAAAGCAGCACTAATTCGCATTGGTCTAAAGACCACGCAAAAGCCGAAGTGCGTACACCGCACAATCTGCATACAGTCAGCTACGCGCTCAGCACGAGTCACTTTTTGTGGTGAGCTCACCTGCGCGCAACACTCCGTGTCACTTGTCATGACACGCTAAACGATTATGCGCTTTGGAGGCTGCGCGCCCATGATGGGCAACTACATATACATATCGAGCGCATTCGGCTGAGTATGCTCTCTGCAGGCGTCCTCCTCTCCACATGCATAACTATGGCCGCGTGCCTAAACGTGGTTGGGCCAGATTTGTCCAGAAACGCGCAAACAATGTCATCATCACGTTCCTGATTGCACATGCACACTGACAGAACGAAAGAATACTGCATAGGGTGGCAATCAGCCGTCCTTACCCGCAATTGATTAATGACGCCTCAAAATGACGCAGTTTTGCGAACAGAAGCATCGAGCGCCAGTCAGCGGTTGACTACACGTAGGCGCAAAAAATGTGTGATCACAAATGAGGGCGAAGGCGATCACTCCTGCCAGCTTGCTGCAAAGCGCCAGTTGGTGACAAATCAGTTTTCGCAACGCTGaatattacgtttttttttttgctgttgtttcttATGCCGTCTTCGCCGCGACCGACCTCAAAAGCGGAAAATTGTACGCGGTATACGTGGTGGCATCCAGCAGCGTCTCGGCAGCACACATGCCATTAATGTCGCCTTCGGTTACCCTCGCTGTACTCCAAAggaagctgggggggggggggggggggggggggggtattaacTCTACTAAGGAACGACGTTTCTATTAACACGATGTAAAAAATCGTCCCCGTCCCCCCCCCGTAGCACCTGATGACAGCCAAATTCAGAAAATGGAAACGTGCGACATTCACCACCTACCTGATGATCCATTGACCTCACACGGCAATCTTGTTTTCCGTATAAAATGTTGGCGGATAGCCGTCTCATACGCCACGTGATCAGTCGTCATGCTGAGAAACTGTTTGCATGCAGAACTTATTTGCGCTTTAGCTAATCATATACAGCCCAGAGCTACGAGGCGGCGGTGCCTTCAGATAtggaatagcaaaaaaaaaaatcaggggggcactttcttgatctaaagtgcggtgaggcgaaagcctttagcgcagtgtttCTGCTTGTGCCACTGATGTGTGATTAAGATGTtcattaagtacacaattgtttgtgaatcttaaacgctggagacactggagggcgtttggaaggcatccgtctgattcggcgcctttccgcaaacactctccagcgtcctggacaaggagaactacatatgcgttggcaggaagtagcgtagccgtcagcacgctcggctgcggaacggaaggatggtggtggttcgaatccaatcgtgcacaaagattttttgaAAGCGcgaactgatgggcgagttggttatagAGTTGAAGAGCGTGACGGACGGGCgcacggtatgacgtcacttccgttgtcgtgactttcGGTTggtgatgtaacggacggacaggatctcgaccggaaGTATGAtctattaaaggctttcgccttaaaatgtaaTACACTGACAAAGGCAACCAAAGATGAAGTTTGCCGTGTCCATCACAGCGCCGTTCGCACAACTATAAGAGAAACAAGCTAGCATTTTATGGGCGCTCCCGTAGTGCTTTTTGACACCACCTGCGTTGGCTTACAGGCATGAGCTTGCGCGCTCTGTCGAAGCCACACATGGCATGCGTCAGCTAACTGGCCTACGTCGAGAGCACCTGGGCGAGGAAAGTTATCGGCGAAACCCGCTCTTCTAATCCTTCAAAATATGGTCGCGCGTCTGTTGCGGCCCAAACAGCTGAATGCAGCAGTTCTTAGGCACGCAGTTGAAGCGCCTCCTGGGCAGTGCAGGGTTCTTGTAGCCTCTCGCAAGAACGGCATATAACATTCTCGATATAGCCCAGTAATCGGTTTCGCCAAGCCTGCTTCCTCCCGATACGCTTCCGCCGCATCCACGGTTCTTTGACGTCTATGGGAGCACTTTTCTTGTTAGCAAGATAATCTTTACCCTCATCTCAGCAGCAATGACAGCTCTTGCTGCATTAGTGCAGTCGTGCCCCGTCAATACGAGCCCCATTAATacggacgactcgaattatggacaatttTCGGGAAacaaactttttcaatgtattATACGCCTCGTTAATATaaaactcgctgtccggacaatcgacagggtgaaaatgcacagAGTCCATAGGGACCCATGTGTATTTGTCCCCTTAATAAGGACTGCGATGGGAACAAAATCGAGAGTTCCTCTACCAAATGTCCCGCGCCTTGTATTTTGAGTGCAAAAAACCAGCGAAAGGCAGTGTGAAAGTGAAAATGCCGTTGTGATGGCTTTTTTGTATATGTGTGGTTTCATCTTTTGTAGTAGCAAGGTGCCTCGTCAACGAGTCTTACCCTTTTCCGCCTTACATGActggctgcgaaaaaaaaaaattgtcagctTTAAGCCGAATGAGCACAAAGTGCTTGGAATCTGAAAAGTCGTAGAAGGAGATACTTCATCACACCAAGACGCGGACCACTAGAGGCGATACAGGCCTGTTTAATCCTCCACCGCAGATCATAAGATAATGGCGATCAGAATATTACACCTGTAGCTTCGGGATTGTCTgatttccacttcactgcccacCACTACGCACAAAAACAGTCAGTAATCATAAAGCGCCTTTGTTTCGGAATGtcagtttttgattttttttcttcgcgattcgttattacggacgactcgctttatggacaaTTTCTCAGGAACCAGTGTGTCCATATTAGCCAGGCACGGCCgcatatctataaacgttggcccTAGCGCCGCATCCTTGCGTTCCCCGCAATCGGCCGTCGTCTTTCACGGTCTACCTTGTGTCAGAATGGATCATGCTGCGTCAccatttgccttttttttttcgcacgagAAGAGCGGAAACCGAATTCACCGATTGCATGACAACATAAAAAGATCCGGCAGTTGTGCTTGCTACGCCGTGGGCCTGGCCTCCCGTGGCTTCCAGAGCAGATGGTGCGGTgagtggagagagagaaagcctCGGAGGCAGAAAAGCTGCGTCCACAACTGAGACATGTTTCACAGCCGCTTTAACGGGCCAGCGTTCAAAATGGCGATGGTCAAGCGAAGCCATAAATAGTAAAAACCACCTATGCATTACACACGCAGCTTGTGCATGCACGCGATTAAAGCGCAGCTGCACGTGCGGTGTGCCTCTACGAGCGCGGTCTCTCGACCGCTGTTTAATCTGGCGTGGTGCGGCGCACTGCGGCGCAGGCGTCCGAGGTGAATGCAGGGAATTCAGTCGTCGCCCGTCTGGTAGATGATCTCGATGACGAGCTCCCGTCGCTCCCTGGACGCGAGGCGCAGCCACTTGAGCTCGTTCCAGGAGAGCAGCGTGATGGTCGAGTTGGTGATGGAGTAGAAGAAGGCGATGAGAATGCCACGGCTGTAGCCCGCCACGCCCTCCATGGTGTATATCTTGCGCACGCAGTCCAGCACGCCGGCGTAGTAGATACCGCGGCCGCGCCTGTCCACCGGCTGCAGGTACATGCGCGTCTTGATCGTGTCCAGCGTGGCGACGGCCGGCGCGGCAGCGATGCTCGAGTAGACGGCCGCCGCGACGGACGTGACCAGGTGGTGCATGTCGTCGCCCGTGTACTGCGACAGTTTGCGCTTGGCCTGCGCGAAAAGCGGCCGTTAACAGTTCGGGGCGCAGCTCGGTATGTGCGGCTGCGTATGTGCCTCTCGCAAATTATAAATAGGGAATTAATGCGCCCTAAAACATATTTTCAATCCTAGGCTGTGCGGGAGACCGACTGCAGACCTTCAACACTTCGTAAATTATAGGTCAACGGATCAAATCGTCTTTCGCCGATACAGGGAAATTTCTGTGAACTTTTCTGGCATAGAACGAGTTTTGACTTCACTTACAGGCCGGCTCTTTGCGGCAtcatgggcaaaaaaaaaaaggaacagaatTTAAGCACGTCAAGTCAGCGCTGGCTGATAGGCTTGAAGGAATTCTGATCGTGCGTTTTGAGAAAGCAGAGGAGGCAGTAAGCGTGGCGCCTTATTGCCATGGTTGACAATGTGAGGTAAAAATAATCTTAAAATACACGCACGTAactgaagaagaaaagaaactaGACTGCGTCAAGTGGGAAGATGCCCATTTGAATTGTCATGCCCTTATGCGCCACCAAAGCGGCTCGTCAGGGACAAAAAAGCATACCAAGAACAGCGGTCACAGCTTCTGTAGGACAATACACTGATCATACTGTCAGTCAGTGCTGCCTCGCTGTTGCCTCGCCCGACAAACAGCCATAGGCAATAAGCGAAGCGCGGTGCATCAACTGCAGTGCACgtgtatggggaacttgcgctgaagtttgcggtgcttattgcagcgccataactcactgcctagcgagaagagcaagtagttttgggtagtactattagtacttatttttccgcgccaccttcaggcgcttattggcgtgagcctccacGCTCTGTCGAAAGcgtacgtgccgtgcgtcagctatccgggctacgccgagagaagctaggcaataaatgctgtcagccaaacgcgggcatctaatcgcgcagaatgtgttctcgcgtttgaagcggcccaagcggctgacaaaagcagttttgagtcaccgaatggaacaattgtagtgccaccttggcagcgcaggttccccatacagCTGAATACTAGGGTAAAGACAAATCATGCACAGGACATGCGTGGAAAGCCTGCTAGTTTCGGTCACTATGAAATAAGGAGCGGGGTCATGTCGAAGGCGATggagaaacaaaaacaaaggtcAGTTGTGGGGAAATGAAAAGCGCCGTAATTTCCTTACCCCCGGTGGATGCCGCAACCACTCCGTGAGGGAGGgtatgaaggaaggagtgaaataatgaagagagaaagagacaCTGTATGTAAatgggctctggaataattccggccacctggggttctttaacgcaagCCGGGGGATCTGGGTTCCGAACAAGTACAGGGGCGTACTAGTTACCGTGTAAGTGGGGCTACATCATATGTAGGGGTTGTACTGATcggtttttatttcttgaaaattcGGCGGACTTTTTACGCTTTTTATTTAAGAACCTCAGTTTCGGTGTTTTTCGGCGAATAATATTTTCGACGAATTTTTCGGAGATTTAGTGCAGCAATCCTGtatggtcaaaggtcaactaaagtcTATCTCGGTGTTTTTGTCATCGTGAACAATTTATTTACCAGAATTTAGCAGTATTTAATTTATTTACCTGTTGTTGGCAGCGATGGAACTACCAGTCAATTGTCGCGGTACTCAGAACATACCTTGTAGTGATGCCCATGCACGGTTTCGTGTCAGTTGATTAACCTACCTAACCGATTAACCGCTCTAAGCAGGTAACGATAGCGAACAAACAGCGCTTATTTTGCAGGCGGCGAGAAGTTTGTGTTTCCCTGTCTTCATAGTCATTTAAACTAGCAGAGCGATTCCCCAAATCGAACAACTGCGCTGCTTAGCCAACATCATCATCGTcgcatcatgcccctggcttcctgcTTACTTAATTTCAGCTTTGGTTGAGTGTAACTCGCATTAAACAGCCAGCTATCTATGTCCTGCATGCTAAGAGTACTGGCTTTAAAACCGTTTTCGAAAACTAAATTCGGCGAAATTTTATCCTTTTTTTCAGTTTAAACCGAGATGTCCAACACCTAATCATATGCAAGTGTTGGTCCAATGTTTAAGGGAATTCCCCAATGTGGTGGGTTCTTTCCTTTGtactgcgcttgagtggatgccgATGAGTAATTTCTCCCTAATTAGTGTTCGCCGCCCACGATAGGCACTGGATGGGAGAGCTAATCTGCGTAAACTGCAAGTGAACAGCACTCCACCATGTTGCAGGCGAACTTAAGcagcgcaaagaaagagaaaaaattatcAAATGTTACCGAAGTCTCGATAATGGCACCTTGGGACTGATAATCAACTCTGGAAACGAAGACAGATCTGCTATGAATTCAAAGGTGTGGTTAATGACGCCGAGGGCAAGTATCTTTGCTCGGGAGCCAGGAAAAGGGGCACACCTGAACGTAGGCTCCCATCTGGATGCCCGAGCCAATGGACAGGCGTAGGACGTTGGCCTGAGCGGCGCGCCACAGGCCCCGTCGCAGGCCGTGCGCGCGGTAGATGATGCGGACGGCTTCGAAGCTGGATCGGTAGTGGTGCTGGTAGCCCACGGCGATCTGGGCCGAGGCACGCGTCTGCAGCTGGCACTTGACCAGCTGCAGCGGACTGCCCAAGAAAGCGCCAATGCCGCCGCAAAGTGCGCCCGAGATGGCGCTCAGTTGGACGCTGGGCTCCAGGTTCTCGTCCACCGTCAAGCCGCAGTCCTCGATAACCTACGACCGTGCGCTCTTGTCAGCGGTGGAAGACCGTCGTGCGCGAAAACTTCATTTAACACTAAACGAAGGCCGCTGCACATATCCGGAGAAAGAACAAAGTCCTGCTTGTGGGTTCAATGCGCCGGCGTCCGTTTGATTTCTCATTGCACGGCAGTGCATCACCCTGTTAACGGCCGCATGTTCGTCCATCCTCATGGAGCGTGCATAAAAGGGAGAGACAGGGGGCAACATCGCTTTTTTGGGAGAGGCAGGCGTTGGATGCGCGCAGCCAAATAACAGCCGCGGACCTGTTCGCACACTGAGAGAATTAAGCTGGAACGACCGAACGAGCGTTGCATCGTTGGCAAGCAAAACTGGTAAAATTGCTAAGCAAGATACGGCTGCAAGTTACACCCGCTTCAGAGTAAAACTCCAGAGCAGGGTACCCGAGTTGCAAAACCGGGATGCTTCCAACGCCTGAAACATGCGTGCACTCCCGTTCTCAAAGCTttccgaaagacgcaggtttacCAAACGCCTCAGGAGCAACCAGCCTCCTTATTGCTAGCTTTCGAAGCACACACGAGCGCGAGCGCACACACGTACATGCACGCACAAGCACGCACATTCGGAATCTTTTCAGGGTAACCTATGACACTGCGTTGTCAGTCGGAACAAACACACGCGCTCACGAGAAAATGCACACTTTCAGTCGTTTACTTGGCATTTCCCGTTGCCGCTTACATACACGACTAGGGTGTTTTGTCACCTCTATACATACTGAAATGTACCGAATAAACAGGTAAACTTCAGCCCTTTGTCGTGCGCATATGAACATCCCTGCTGATTGTGCTGCGCCGAGACTCTCTAccagattcatcatcatcacaaggGCCACCATCAACAGccaggacaaaggcttcttccAGTGACCTCCCAGTGACCCTCTAGTGCGCCACCTGACTTATCCGCCTGCTGTTAGGCTTGCTTTTCCTTGGGATCCACCCCGGCACCTCCTAGGGACACTGAGCACAAATTGTAGTTGGCCTGGATTGATAGATTAAACCACGGTTTAATGTCAGACgcgctactttcactgaaaacgaatCTGTATGAGCTAGAAAAGGTCAGAAAATGAAATTAGAGTTATCGCCACCATAGGTCGATCTTTCAAGTAAAAGACTCCGGTGACAGTAGAGACAGCATTTTTTTCGCGGATCCCTGAGGCCAAGCTAAACAGCCACTCAGCCTCAGACGGTGACTAGTGTGCTTTTAAGTCTTGACGTCATGGGTTAGggtcccactggcggcatgtggttgtttttcttctcctTGCTAGTCAATTATCTTTATGGGACAACATAATCACTAACAATCTCCACTGACCAACATCACAAATTATATTTTAAAAAATCCAATATGCTCcatggtttctgtggctgttggccaCTTCATATGTATAACGaacccctcatttcccttcccttgcatGGTCATTACCTTTAGAGAAATTCACAACGCGCTACGACTACCAAATACTGTCTCACATTTTACTGGCACCGAAGTGAAGGCTACAGCTGATTCCAGCCAATGAGGAGCTTAATTGTTCCTGTATCTGCGATGCAACTGCTCCTCGTGGCTGGCTAGCATCGGTCAATTTGGCTATCGCAACTGCTCGGCGTGCGTGCCTGACAATCACGCACCGTTCCAACTCGCGAACAAGTTTGACAGTTCGGCTCTTGATTAGCTGGCACCAGGTATAGTTTCAACTGCAGCGTCaaagaaatgtgagacagtttaGCCCAGACCTGCTGTATCTGCAGCAACATGGTACCACCCCTCTGCACCACGAACGGCTCCTATTAGCGTGCAGGCATGCGGCGTACGTACGCGAGGTTGAAATGCGCGGTCATGCATGACCCGCTATTCGCCTCTATATGGTTCTGCAGCAGCTGGCTGCGCTTGAATAGACAGCGGGCGTCTGAAAACCATGGGTCAGCGTAATATATAGCCATTGATTTCACTCCCGTTTTATTTATTGTTCGCGTTGCGGCGTCTTGGCTTATGACGAATGGCCCAAAGGAATACAACTGAAATACATTTGTTTTATTATTCCGGCCCTGTAGTCTTCCGCACTGAAAGAGTGCAGCTGAAAAACAGAAACACAAAGCATGCCGCCTGGCGTCAAGGAAGCTCTAGTAAGAAggaagagtaattactcattggcatccactcaagcgcagccatacgcctacaaaggaaagctacgcagctttctcagaaacttcgcagttgaagaaaaattcgccctgtgccggggttcgaaccaggaaccaccgcttcaccggagcaggcgctctaccaactgagctagccgggacggcaagcttatggtagggcgagagcgaattggtcaATAACTCGAATTGGGAACAGTGTTGatgaaatgtttaggggaatgccccaaggtggagtagatttgtaacaagggagtaattactcatttgcatccactTAAGCGCAACGATACGGCTACGAAGGAAAGATACACTGCATTTGACCCATTTAACAAAGACACATTTTAGGCATTTGAAAATGGTGCAAAATGGAATAGCCCTCAGAAGCAACTGGCTCCAAGTTCTCAGTATAAACTTgcacgctaacttcagccaatGAAAAGTTAAGTaatgaattttagttaattattGAATTTATGGGGACAATTGCTATCACAaatttgtgtccgcctggccaCATTACCAACGTGCAAAAGCGGCATTAACGTACGGcgcttcacgttttttttttttttaatcagtaaaATTAATTTTGAACATGCTGTATGCTACACATGCGCAGTGCACCTAAAAATGTTAGGGATGAGTTGTTAATAACTAAGGTTTTCTAAAATGACTGGCAGTATGCATATAATCGATGGCTGGCACAAGCGAACAGCTTTAATTGCAAAGTTCCATTGGTTGAAGTTCATCGCTACTTGCTGAAATGTGGAGAAAAGCTCTGGAAGAGTGCATAAATTAGATGTTTGAAGTAAGCTTGTGCTGGGCAGGAGCGGtctttatagttttttttttatggtgtttaacgtcccaaagcgactcaggctataagggactttgtagtggagggctgcggataatttcgcctacctggggttttttaacatgcgcgacaacgcacagtacaggggcctctagcattccgcctctatcgaaatgcgaccgccgcggccgggatcgtattcgcgtctttcgggtcagcagctgggcatcttagccactgagccaccacggcggctcgttACAGTAACGTTTTTCTAATGTTATAAGTTATTGTTCCACAAACATTACTGAAACATATACCAATTTGCTGATAAGGAATTTCTTTCCTGACTGT comes from the Amblyomma americanum isolate KBUSLIRL-KWMA chromosome 1, ASM5285725v1, whole genome shotgun sequence genome and includes:
- the LOC144095156 gene encoding solute carrier family 25 member 35-like; this encodes MVVPGTTTTTTYVDGFRDVFEGMVGPTVATLIMHPFDITRTRMQVQGELKRRGYYVVTYKGTIQSLRMMSQIDGPSSVYRGLAPSIAYRQVTHGLRLGFFQVIEDCGLTVDENLEPSVQLSAISGALCGGIGAFLGSPLQLVKCQLQTRASAQIAVGYQHHYRSSFEAVRIIYRAHGLRRGLWRAAQANVLRLSIGSGIQMGAYVQAKRKLSQYTGDDMHHLVTSVAAAVYSSIAAAPAVATLDTIKTRMYLQPVDRRGRGIYYAGVLDCVRKIYTMEGVAGYSRGILIAFFYSITNSTITLLSWNELKWLRLASRERRELVIEIIYQTGDD